One window of Penaeus chinensis breed Huanghai No. 1 chromosome 1, ASM1920278v2, whole genome shotgun sequence genomic DNA carries:
- the LOC125027194 gene encoding uncharacterized protein LOC125027194, translating into MYMSTQANLDYWSTDNCCVFVSLRRGTIVIGGLSVIWQGVVVAISVLALVECHLKETSLDDTGVGNDTQADDTIVDVDTLFASDTWRNETTFYSSRVYNETCKWVPEAERESFGVYDQNMLYVVVGVILAFSSIYCLLSISVIVGVIWHSPRLLQGWVAFTALYMLLTLADLLITLPFTTLLHLLCCITQFVVSLYVWAVVKSYMHVLKVAKKKPPVPEEEQTDYTVNGVDLQQDPVTV; encoded by the exons ATGTACATGAGCACTCAGGCCAATCTCGATTACTGGTCGACCGATAACTGCTGCGTCTTCGTGTCGCTTCGCAGAGGAACCATCGTCATTGGGGGTCTGTCTGTG ATATGGCAGGGTGTCGTGGTGGCCATCTCGGTCCTGGCGCTGGTGGAGTGCCACTTGAAAGAGACAAGCCTGGATGACACCGGCGTTGGCAATGACACGCAGGCGGACGACACCATCGTAGACGTTGACACTTTGTTTGCCAGCGACACGTGGAGGAATGAGACCACGTTTTACAGCTCGAGAGTTTATAACGAGACGTGCAAATGGGTTCCGGAAGCCGAGAGGGAAAGCTTTGGAGTTTATGATCAAAATATGT TATACGTCGTGGTCGGGGTGATTCTGGCGTTTTCAAGTATATACTGTCTGCTCTCCATATCTGTCATTGTGGGCGTCATATGG CATTCCCCGAGGTTACTGCAAGGGTGGGTGGCGTTCACAGCCCTGTACATGCTGCTGACTCTCGCCGACCTGCTCATCACTCTCCCCTTCACGACGCTCCTGCACCTCCTCTGCTGCATCACCCAGTTCGTCGTCTCTCTGTACGTGTGGGCGGTGGTCAAGTCGTACATGCACGTGCTCAAGGTAGCCAAGAAGAAGCCCCCCGTGCCCGAGGAGGAACAGACGGACTACACGGTCAACGGCGTCGACCTGCAGCAGGATCCCGTGACGGTGTGA
- the LOC125026193 gene encoding uncharacterized protein LOC125026193 has product MHLNTPKCTSTHYHRVPFPHRDYIWLYDISYCYLGAVGILIVVTVSTVVSVITGVQRPEETDESLVSTRSLAFYRWLCDRFFPKRSYSVENGTSGVKKEGVDNRSVNVSAEASGVPNDNMEMKSVK; this is encoded by the exons ATGCACCTAAATACACCTAAATGCACCTCCACACATTACCACAGAGTTCCCTTCCCCCACAGAGACTACATCTGGCTCTACGATATTTCTTACTGTTACCTGGGCGCCGTGGGAATCCTGATCGTGGTCACAGTATCTACGGTGGTGTCAGTGATCACAG gCGTTCAAAGGCCAGAGGAAACGGACGAGAGTTTGGTCAGCACGAGATCTCTTGCCTTCTACCGATGGCTCTGCGATAGATTCTTCCCGAAGAGGAGTTACAGCGTGGAGAACGGGACTTCTGGTGTCAAGAAGGAAGGCGTGGACAATCGAAGTGTTAACGTCAGTGCGGAAGCAAGCGGGGTTCCGAATGATAACATGGAGATGAAGTCAGTGAAGTGA